CATGCGGTTCGACGGCGACGTGCTCTTCACCCCCGAGGCCGGGGTGGTGAGAGCGGATGCCGCGCTCGAGGCCCTCGAACGCGCGGCGCGCGCGGCCGGCGCCGACATCCGGTTCGGTCACGCGGTGCTCGGGATCGAGGAGACCGGCGAGGGAGTCCGCATCGCCGTCGACGCCGGCGGCGAGCGCTACGACCTGGGAGCGGACACCGTCGTCGTCGCGGCCGGGGCGTGGACGACCGCGCTCGTCGGAGGCGCGCTGCCCCTGCCGCGGCTCACCGTCACCGAGGAGAGCCCCGCGCATTTCCGGCCACGGAGCGACCTCGACGTGTGGCCGTCGTTCAACCACCTCGTGAGCGGCGACGCGCCCGGGCATGCCCCGAACCCGGGGCACGTGTACGGGATGCCGACACCGGGCGAGGGCGTCAAGGTCGGCCTGCACCATGTCGGCGCGGTCGTCGACCCCGACCGCCGCACGCTCCGCCCGGTGCCGGAGCTCGCCGCACGCCTGCACGACTACGTCGCCGAGTGGTTCCCCGGCCTCGATCCCGATTCCGCCGCACCGATCAGCTGCACCTACACGTCGACGGAGTCCGAGGACTTCGTCCTCGATCGGCGCGGGCGGATCGTCGTCGGCGCCGGCTTCTCCGGCCACGGGTTCAAGTTCACCCCCGCGGTCGGCGCCGTGCTCGCCGCGCTCGCGACCGACGACGCCGCGCACGCAGCGGCGCCGTTCCGGCTGCTCGGGTGACGAGCGCGCGGATGCTCACGCCGGGACGGATGCCGCGGCATCCGCTCGCTCGTCAGCGCTTGTAGTTCGGCGCCTCGACCACGATCTGCACGTCGTGCGGGTGGGACTCCTTGAGCCCGGCCGCCGTGATGCGCACGAACTTGCCCTTGGCCTTGAGCTCCTCGATCGTGCGCGCACCGACGTAGAACATCGACTGCCGGAGGCCGCCGACGAGCTGGTAGGCCACTGCCGACACGGGACCGCGGTAGGCCACCTGACCCTCGATGCCCTCGGGGATCAGCTTGTCGTCGCTGGGCACGTCGGCCTGGAAGTAGCGGTCCTTCGAGTAGGAGGTCTTCTTGCCACGGGTCTGCAGCGCACCGAGCGAACCCATGCCGCGGTACTGCTTGAACTGCTTGCCGCCCTGGAAGACGATCTCGCCCGGCGACTCGTCGGTGCCCGCGAGGAGGGAGCCGAGCATGACGGTGTCGGCGCCGGCGACGAGCGCCTTCGCGATGTCGCCCGAGTACTGGAGGCCGCCGTCGGCGATGACCGGGACTCCGGCCTCGCGCGCCGCGAGATACGCCTCGTAGACCGCGGTCACCTGAGGAACGCCGACACCGGCGACGACACGGGTGGTGCAGATCGAGCCCGGGCCCACGCCGACCTTGACGGCATCCACACCGGCATCGATGAGAGCCTGCGCGCCCTCGCGCGTGGCGACGTTGCCGCCGATCACGTCGATGTGCGCGAACGTCGCGTCGGCCTTCAGGCGGCGCACGATGTCGATCACGCCGGCCGACTGGCCGTTCGCGGTGTCGACCACGAGCACGTCGACACCGGCGTCGCGCAGCGCCTCGGCGCGCTGCCACGCGTCGCCGAAGAAGCCGATGGCGGCGCCGACACGGAGACGGCCCTGCTCGTCCTTCGTGGCGAGCGGGTACTTCTCGCTCTTGTCGAAGTCCTTGATCGTGATGAGTCCGGCGAGCTTGCCGTCGTCGTCGATGAGCGGAAGCTTCTCGACGCGGTGCTGCGCGAACAGCGAGATGACCTCGCCGGCGCTGATGCCGACGCGGCCGGTCACCAGGCCGTCGGTCGTCATCACGTCGCGCACCTTGGTGCTCTGGCGCTCGAAGCCCGACACGAAGCGCATGTCGCGGTTGGTGACGATGCCGACGAGGCGGCCGTCGTCGTCGATGACGGGCAGACCCGAGATGCGGTAGGTGGCACAGAGGTCGTCGACCTCTTCGATCGTCGCGTCGGGCGTCGTCGTGATCGGATCGGTGATCATGCCCGACTCGCTGCGCTTGACGCGGTCGACCATCGACGCCTGCTCCTCGATGGACAGATTTCGGTGGATGATTCCCAGCCCGCCCTCGCGCGCCACGGCGATCGCCATGCGCGACTCGGTGACGGTGTCCATCGCGCTGGACACCAGCGGAGTCGCGACCGTGATGCGGCGTGTGACGCGCGAGGAGGTATCGGCCTCACTCGGGATCACA
This window of the Microbacterium sp. SSM24 genome carries:
- a CDS encoding FAD-dependent oxidoreductase; amino-acid sequence: MSGRESRSAFVVVGGGAMGLAATWQLARAGHEVTLLERFERGHPLGASHGATRNFNNAYGEDHYLDLLQAARAGWDDLARATGEPLLRLHGLVTHGDDATVGHVHAALTERGERADVMSAAEARTRWTGMRFDGDVLFTPEAGVVRADAALEALERAARAAGADIRFGHAVLGIEETGEGVRIAVDAGGERYDLGADTVVVAAGAWTTALVGGALPLPRLTVTEESPAHFRPRSDLDVWPSFNHLVSGDAPGHAPNPGHVYGMPTPGEGVKVGLHHVGAVVDPDRRTLRPVPELAARLHDYVAEWFPGLDPDSAAPISCTYTSTESEDFVLDRRGRIVVGAGFSGHGFKFTPAVGAVLAALATDDAAHAAAPFRLLG
- the guaB gene encoding IMP dehydrogenase translates to MEHNDPFGFVGLTYDDVLLLPGHTDVIPSEADTSSRVTRRITVATPLVSSAMDTVTESRMAIAVAREGGLGIIHRNLSIEEQASMVDRVKRSESGMITDPITTTPDATIEEVDDLCATYRISGLPVIDDDGRLVGIVTNRDMRFVSGFERQSTKVRDVMTTDGLVTGRVGISAGEVISLFAQHRVEKLPLIDDDGKLAGLITIKDFDKSEKYPLATKDEQGRLRVGAAIGFFGDAWQRAEALRDAGVDVLVVDTANGQSAGVIDIVRRLKADATFAHIDVIGGNVATREGAQALIDAGVDAVKVGVGPGSICTTRVVAGVGVPQVTAVYEAYLAAREAGVPVIADGGLQYSGDIAKALVAGADTVMLGSLLAGTDESPGEIVFQGGKQFKQYRGMGSLGALQTRGKKTSYSKDRYFQADVPSDDKLIPEGIEGQVAYRGPVSAVAYQLVGGLRQSMFYVGARTIEELKAKGKFVRITAAGLKESHPHDVQIVVEAPNYKR